A genome region from Erigeron canadensis isolate Cc75 chromosome 3, C_canadensis_v1, whole genome shotgun sequence includes the following:
- the LOC122594220 gene encoding receptor-like protein kinase 5, with protein sequence MSILPPSLLILLSLLCYHATSQPIANNIQNDQNTLLKIKSFWSNPTILNHWNQSSNPCSWPEITCTTNTITRIKIENTDITGPVPPFICDIKNLTHIDLNYNYITGEFPTSLYNCKKLEYLDLSQNLLVGRIPDDISQLLPEIRDLRLFGNNFTGDIPVAISRLSKLSSLQLHQCLFNGSYPEEIGNLNDLEVLNLGFNDFTPSRLPESFTRLKKLRTFHMTEANLIGEIPGNLSGLVAIELLDLSANHLVGSIPSDLFLLKNLTEVYLYYNNLTGGIPDSIEATKLQVIDLSANKLTGKIPEGFGNLESLSNLTLMLNQLSGEVPVGIGRLPSLIDIRIFENNLSGPLPPDFGRYSDLKLFEVFQNKFTGNLPENLCYNGKLKGLIAYQNSLSGEIPNSLGSCNSLMNIQVYGNQFSGDIPDGLWKVSKLETMLINDNSFSGELPQELAPKLSTLDISNNRFSGQIPTRISSWTSLRIFRASHNRLDGVIPRNITALPVLDTLLLDGNQLSGEIPTSIVSWSSLNTLNLSRNKLTGQIPAGLGFLERLTVLDLSRNNLSGQIPSQLGRRLVVLDLSANDLSGSIPSQLDNGAFDRSFLDNPRLCSNNPSLGLNSCISRTKSGSSSKISAKNVMIIAVIAAILFLLAVLMTGYVIVLYRRRKYNLDSKWKFTSFQKLTFTESTILPRLTESNVIGHGGSGKVYRIPVNRLGDFVAVKKISTKIDLEQRLEKEFLAEVEILSTIRHSNIVKLMGCISRDNSKLLVYEYLENRSLDRWLHRKQAQSNRGLTGSIRHVVLDWPTRLQIALGAARGLSYMHHDCIPAVVHRDVKSSNVLLDGDFNAKIADFGLARILAKDSELNTMSTVAGSFGYMAPEYAHTTKVDNKIDVYSFGVILLELTTGKEASNGSEHSSLAEWAWQEALSGASISAALDDEVNEPKYLNTMSGVFKLGLWCTSRLPTNRPSMKEVCQTLLRCSLAMEEKMEKNGSDVLDHLPLLKLENV encoded by the exons ATGTCAATACTACCACCATCCCTTCTCATCCTCCTATCCCTCCTATGTTATCATGCAACTTCACAACCAATTGCCAATAACATCCAAAATGACCAAAATACTCTTCTAAAGATTAAAAGCTTTTGGTCCAACCCAACCATCCTCAACCATTGGAACCAATCTTCCAACCCTTGTAGCTGGCCGGAGATCACGTGTACCACCAACACGATTACTAGGATCAAAATAGAAAACACAGATATCACTGGACCCGTTCCGCCTTTCATTTGTGATATTAAAAACTTGACCCatattgatttaaattacaattacatcACAGGAGAGTTTCCAACATCTCTCTATAACTGCAAAAAACTTGAATACCTTGATTTGTCTCAAAACTTGTTAGTGGGACGAATCCCTGATGATATATCACAGTTATTGCCTGAGATACGGGACCTCAGGCTCTTTGGTAATAACTTCACTGGTGACATTCCAGTGGCGATTTCAAGATTATCAAAGCTTTCATCACTTCAACTGCATCAATGTCTATTTAATGGAAGTTATCCAGAGGAAATCGGAAATTTAAACGACCTTGAAGTGCTAAATTTGGGTTTTAATGACTTTACACCATCAAGACTTCCCGAGAGTTTTACTCGGTTGAAAAAGCTTCGAACTTTCCACATGACGGAAGCCAACTTAATAGGAGAAATACCCGGAAACTTATCTGGCTTGGTGGCTATTGAGCTGCTAGATTTGTCTGCTAATCATCTTGTTGGATCAATACCGAGTGATCTGTTCTTGTTAAAGAATTTAACAGAAGTTTATCTTTACTACAACAATCTAACAGGTGGAATTCCTGACTCTATTGAAGCAACAAAATTGCAAGTCATTGATCTCTCTGCAAACAAGTTAACTGGAAAAATCCCCGAAGGATTTGGGAATCTTGAGAGTTTGTCTAACTTGACGCTCATGCTGAATCAGTTATCCGGTGAAGTTCCTGTTGGTATCGGCCGCCTGCCTAGCTTAATTGACATTCGAATTTTTGAGAATAACCTATCGGGTCCACTGCCACCTGATTTTGGAAGGTACTCTGACCTGAAATTATTTGAAGTATTCCAAAATAAGTTCACAGGAAACTTACCAGAGAATCTGTGTTACAATGGGAAGCTCAAAGGCTTGATTGCTTACCAGAATAGTCTTTCAGGTGAGATACCGAATTCACTTGGAAGTTGTAACAGCTTGATGAATATTCAGGTTTATGGGAACCAGTTTTCAGGAGATATCCCTGATGGATTGTGGAAGGTTTCAAAATTAGAAACAATGCTGATTAATGATAACTCATTTTCCGGAGAACTACCACAGGAATTGGCGCCGAAGTTATCAACACTTGATATAAGTAATAACAGATTTTCAGGTCAAATTCCTACCAGGATATCCTCTTGGACAAGTCTAAGGATTTTCAGAGCAAGTCATAATCGACTAGATGGCGTAATTCCAAGAAATATAACAGCACTTCCAGTTTTAGACACCTTGTTGCTGGATGGGAACCAACTCTCAGGCGAAATTCCGACAAGTATTGTTTCCTGGAGTTCACTTAATACCTTAAATCTCAGTAGAAACAAGCTAACTGGCCAGATTCCAGCTGGTCTCGGGTTCTTAGAACGTCTTACAGTGCTGGATTTGTCAAGAAACAATCTTTCGGGTCAGATACCAAGTCAGCTCGGTAGACGGCTCGTTGTGCTTGATCTTTCAGCCAATGATCTCAGTGGAAGCATCCCGAGTCAGCTCGATAATGGTGCTTTTGATAGAAGTTTTCTGGATAATCCTCGTCTTTGTTCAAATAACCCATCATTAGGCCTCAATTCTTGCATTTCCAGGACCAAATCCGGATCATCTAGCAAGATTTCAGCTAAAAATGTGATGATTATTGCGGTTATAGCAGCAATACTGTTCCTTTTGGCAGTACTAATGACAGGATATGTCATTGTTCTCTACCGCAGAAGGAAGTATAATTTGGATTCAAAATGGAAATTCACTTCATTCCAGAAACTGACTTTCACAGAATCCACGATTTTGCCTCGTTTGACGGAGAGCAACGTCATTGGGCATGGTGGTTCAGGAAAGGTGTATCGGATTCCAGTGAACCGATTGGGCGATTTTGTTGCGGTAAAGAAGATTTCAACTAAAATAGACTTAGAACAAAGGCTTGAAAAAGAGTTCTTAGCAGAAGTAGAGATTCTAAGCACGATCCGTCACTCAAACATAGTCAAATTAATGGGATGCATTTCACGTGACAACTCAAAGCTTCTTGTGTACGAGTACTTAGAGAACCGAAGTTTGGACCGTTGGTTGCACCGAAAGCAGGCTCAATCAAACCGTGGGTTGACTGGTTCTATTCGCCATGTGGTGCTTGATTGGCCTACAAGGTTACAGATAGCACTTGGAGCAGCCAGAGGTTTGTCTTATATGCACCATGATTGTATTCCGGCTGTGGTCCATCGAGATGTGAAGTCAAGCAACGTGCTTTTAGATGGTGATTTCAATGCTAAGATTGCTGATTTTGGGTTAGCCAGGATCTTAGCCAAGGACAGTGAGCTAAACACAATGTCAACTGTGGCTGGTTCATTCGGATACATGGCTCCAG AATATGCTCATACGACTAAAGTGGACAACAAGATTGATGTGTATAGCTTTGGAGTGATCTTGTTAGAATTGACAACAGGAAAAGAGGCCAGCAATGGCAGTGAGCATTCATCACTGGCCGAATGGGCTTGGCAAGAAGCCCTAAGTGGTGCATCAATATCAGCTGCTTTAGATGATGAAGTGAATGAGCCCAAGTACTTGAACACCATGAGCGGTGTATTTAAACTTGGGCTATGGTGTACAAGTAGATTGCCAACCAACAGACCCTCCATGAAGGAAGTATGCCAGACGCTGCTACGTTGCAGCCTAGCAATGGAAGAAAAAATGGAGAAGAATGGAAGTGATGTACTTGATCATCTTCCCCTCCTCAAGCTTGAAAATGTCTAA